Below is a window of Helicobacteraceae bacterium DNA.
GAGCGCTAAGCGGGATCATCTGACCCGTATTGGATCGCACAAACACGTCCTCGAGATTTTCGGGGCTTTTTCTGAAATCGCCCTGCGACTGCATCATTACGCGAAAGGCGCGGGCATACATATTGAAGTCGTTGACGTAATAGGCGCCAAACGTCGCCTGCATCGCGCCGAAGAGATCGCCTACCGATACCCCTAGCATTTTCGCCTTGTCGCGGTCAAGCTCGATCTGATATTGCGGCGTATCGACGTCGATTGTGCTTCGCACCTGCGTAAGCGACGGGTGTTGATTAGCCTCTCTGACAATCTCGTTTATATATTTCGCCAGATCGCGGACGCCGCCGCCCGTGCGATCTTGCACGTGCATCTCGAAGCCGCCGCCAATGCTTAGCCCCATAATAGGCGGCGGGTTTATAGCGAAGATCAGCGCGTTGGGATTGCGCATAAACTGCCCGATAAACTGCCCCGCCAACGCCTGCGAATGCTGTTCGGGTCTTGTGCGCTCCGACCAATCGATAAGGTTGATAAATCCAGCGCCCGCGCTAGGTTTAAGCGCGTTAGACATCATATCGATCCCGCTCATCAGCGTAGCGTATTGCACAAGAGGGTTTGCCGCCGCTATATCGGCGACTTCGTCCATCACCTCTTGCGTGCGCTCCAGCGACGAGGCGGGAGGCAGATTGGCGATCACCATCAAACCGCCTTTATCCTCCATTGGCACCAGCGCGCCCGGCACGCTGTCAAAGAGCCTGTAGGCGATATACATCAGCCCGATAAAGATCAGCACGAAAACCGCGCCGAAGCGCACCGTCTGACGAACCCCTTCGGAAAAATGCTGCGTAATCCACATAAACGCGCGGTTAAACAGACGAAGCGGCAGTATCGGCTCCGGATCGTGAGCGCGTAGCAGCACGCCGCACAGCGCGGGGGTAAGCGTCAGCGCCACGAAGCCGGAGATAATTACGCTAAGGACGATTGTCGTGGCAAACTGCTTATACATTTCGCCCGTGAAACCGCCCATCAGCGAGACGGGGATAAATACGGCGCACAACGTCAGCACGATCGCCACGATAGGACCCGTAACCTCGCTCATCGCTATGACCGTCGCCCGTTTGACGCTAAAATCGGGGTGCGTTCTAAGTATCCGCTCGACGTTCTCGATCACGATAATCGCGTCGTCCACCACGATCCCAATCGCCAACACCAGCGCGAAAAGCGTCAGCAGGTTGATCGAAAAACCTAGCGCGTAAAGTCCCGCGAACGCGCCGATGATCGACACCGGCACGGCGAGCATAGGTATAAGGGTGGCGCGCCAATTTTGTAAGAAAAAGTAGATGATTAGCATCACAAACAGAAGCGCCTCGACAATCGTTTTCATCACCTCGTTAATCGAAACGCGCACAAACTTTGTCGTGTCGTAAGGGATTACGTAACCGATCCCTTCGGGGAAGTTCTTGCTCAGGTTTTCCATAACGGCGGCTACCGCGTCGGCGGTCTCCAGCGCGTTCGCGCCCGATTGCAAAAAGATGCCGATCGGCACGGCGGGCTGCTTGTTTTGTCTGGCGTTGAAGCTGTAGTTTTGCGCGCCTAGCTCGATCGCGGCTACGTCCTTTAGCCGCAAAAAGGTTCCGTCCGCGTTGGCTTTTATAATGATATTGCCAAAACTTTCGGGGTCGGCGAGTCGCCCTTGCGAGACGATGGTGTAGGTGTACATCGCCGCGCCGTTTTCAAGCGGCGCCTGCCCAAATTGCCCCGGCGCGTATTGCGCGTTTTGCTCGCGGACGGCGTTTATCAGATCGGTGGGCGTAAGAGAGTATTTTGCCAAGAGATCGGGGCGCAGCCAGATTCGCATAGAGTAGTCTTTGCTGCCAAAAATCATCGCGTCGCCCACGCCTTTGATCCGTTTTAGATCGTCTAGCACGTTTAATAGCGCGTAGTTGCTGATATAGATGGCGTCGTAGCGATCCGGATCGCCGCGCATAGCGATAATCTCCAGCATAGTGTTGGTGCGTTTGCGCACCGTTACGCCCTGTTGCTGCACCTCTTGGGGCAGACGGGAGATCGCGCCTTGGACGCGGTTATATACGTTGATCGTCGCGTCGTCGGGATCGGTTCCCGTTTCAAAAAAGACGCTGATCATCACCTCGCCGCTCGCCGACGCGCTCGACTGCATATAGATCATATTCTCCACGCCGTTGATCGCCTGCTCGATAGGCGAGGCGACGGTGGCGGAAGCGGTCTCCGCCGACGCGCCCGGATAGCTAGTAAAGACCATAACCTGCGGCGGCACCACCTGCGGATACTCTTCGACAGGCAGGGATCGCATGGCGATCACGCCTCCAAGTACTATTATGATCGATATTACCGCCGCTAAAATCGGGCGATCGATAAAGATTTTCGAGAACATTTAGAGACCTTGCTCTGGCGTTTCGATTACGGGCGAGCCGGGGCGCAGTTTTTGCAGGTTGTTCAATATGATGCGATCGCCCTCTTTCAAGCCCGCGCTTATTATTAGGAAGCGATCGTTCTCGCCCTCTAGCGTTACGGCGCGCGTAACGGCTTTGCCGTTTTCGACCACATAAACGATCTTGCCTTCCGGCGTTTGCAACAACGCTTCCGAGGGAACGCGGAAGGCGTTCTTTCTGACGACGCCGCTTAACGCTACGCGCACAAACTGACCGGGCATAAGCTCTCCCTTGGGGTTTGGCATAACGGCGCGCGCTTTTACGCTTCCCGTATTCATATCGATCGACGCGTCGATAAAGTCGATTTTGCCCTCGTTTGGATACTCCTCGCCGCTTTCGCTCTTGACGAGAACCTTAACGCCTACGGGATTAGCCCAGCTGCCGTTTTCGATCGCGTATTGGGTTTTAAGTTTCTCTATGTTGGCAAAGGAAAACTCCGCGTGCAGAGGATCGGTCTTGGTGATCGTCGTTAATAGCGCGCCGGCGCTAATTAGGTTGCCCGCGTCATGTTCCGTCATGCCCGCAAAGCCGTCGATCGGCGCTTTTACGCGGGTATAGTCCAAATCCAGCGAGGCGTTTTTCAAAGCCGCCTCGGCGCTTTCGTAAGCCGCTAGAGTCGCGTCGCGATCCTTCTCGCTGATCGCGTTGCTAGAAAACAGCTGTCGCGCCCTGTTATACTCGCGGCTGGCTTGATTGAAGGCAGCCTGCGCCGCCGCTTTCGCCGCCTCATATTTGGCGGGATCGATGATAAACAAGAGCGCGTCTTTATCCACCCGCGCGCCCTCTTTATACTCGCGGCTAAGCAGAGCGCCGCCCACTTTGGCGCGCACCTCCACAAAACCCGAACTAACAAGTTTCGCGGGATACTCCAGCGCGATAGGCAGATCGCCGCCTTGCGCCGTAACGATTTTTACCGGTATGGGCGGCATTTGCGGCGCGCCGTCTTGCGCTTTGTCTTGCTTGCCTTCGCAACCTAGAAAAATTATACCGATCAGAACAATCAGCGCTTTTCTCATAATTGGTCCTTTTCTATTGTTTTCGACTCCCGATAATGTGTAACAATGGTTACACACTCAAAGCCGCTAATCCTACCCGATCTAAACTTAAACGAATTAGGCGTGAAAACCGTAAAGAAAAAAGCGCGTCGCCTCCGTAGCGAGCGCTTGCGTTTGCGACCTGTCCATAGTCTCCCACTCGCCCGTAACGATCGCGCGAATATGGCGCGATCCTTTTAGGCAGCCGACAAAGCGCATCGCCGCCACCAGCGGATCGCCCTCGCGGAGCAGCCCTTTTTCCTGTTGCTTTTGTATGTAGTCGGCGAGTATTTGCATATGCCCCTCGATCGCGGCTTTGGCTAACCTGCGCCCTAATTTCGCGTCGCCTTTGACTCCTTCGCTTATCAGCAAGCGGTGTATGCGCGCGGTTTTTTCGTTGAACATCAGTCCGAGAAGCTCCATCGCGAAAGCGTTTAAGCACTCCTCTAGCGGAGCGTCTTTGAAATGTTCGGCTACGCGCTCGAACTCCCGCGCAACACTTTGCATTTTATGCTCCAGCGCGGCGGCGAGCAACCCCTCTTTGCAACCAAACCACTTATAAACCGTGCTGAACGATCCGCCGCTTTTGCGGATAATTTCGCGCATGCCAACCTTGCTGAAGCCGCGATCCGCGAATTCGTCGAACGCCGCCTCCAAAAAGCGGTTGCGGTTGGGATATTGACGCTCCTCTTGACTCTCTTCCGCCCTACGCTCTTTTTTTAACTTTGAACGCAATAGTCTATCGATTATCATAGTTTTTAGTTCTCTTTGTAACTCGTAGATATTTTCTTGTAGTTTGCGAATCTTCCGAGCGCCGCATCCAAGAAGCGATCGCGCGGACGCCCCCCCCCCCCCCCGTTATAGGGCGCTCTTGTTAGTTGCGTTTGCTGTAGTTCAACTTTTGCCGTTTTCAAACCTTTCGCCATTTTTTCGCGGGCTCAACCCGTATCGGTCGCCTATAATACCTTAAATTCGCTATCGGCGGTTAAAAAATCGCTCTAAGGCGCGCGAACGCCGCTTTGGCGGCGCAAAAACGAAAACTCGCGCCGTTTGCCAAAACGAAAACAGACGCCTTTAACGCGACGAACGCTAATTTAGCGCGATTCGCGCTTGAAGCCATACCGTGCGACCGGGCTCGTTTATCCGTTTAGTTTGCTCGTAGCCCGCAACGTTCGATCCCGCTTTGCTGATAAACTCCGCGTAAGTTTTATCGAACAGGTTATCGACTCCCAGCGCGATCTCCGCCGTTTTGTTTAAGCGGTAGCCGACGTTAAGCGACGCTATACTGAACGACTTTGAGCTTCCTATATCCTGCCCTACGATATTGCCTTGTTTCTTGGCATATCGGGTTTGAGCGTCCGCGTAACGCCACGCCGCGCCCGCCGAAAAGGTCCCGTTGTCAAAATCTAGTCCAACGCGGCTTTCAAACGGCGGAATCTGCCCCAAAGGCTTATTGTCCGAATCGTTTTCGCCGCGCGTATAGGCGAGGCTCGTCGAAACCTTGAAGCTATCGCTTAAGCGGTAATCCAAGCCCGCTTCGCCGCCAAACGTCGTAGCGTCGATATTGCGCGCGATGCTTCTTGTGGCGGCGTCGATCAAAATATAGTCCGTAGCTTTGTTGTAAAACGTCGAAACAAAGGTTTGCAGCCGATCGGATTTGTAGGTAAAACCAATATCAAACTGATTGGTTTTTTCGGGATCTATCTCGTTAAAAGCGGCGTAATTCGAGGCGATCTTTTCGCTCTGCTTAATGACCTCCCAAAAATCGGGCGCCCTTTCGCTATGCCCAAACCCCGCGTAAGCCAAGCCGTTATCCAACACGCCAAACTCGTAGCGGATAAAGCCCGCAAATAGCGTTTCGTCTCGCTTTTTGCCCGCGGCGACGAGCGCGTTTTCTTTGCCCTCCGCTTCCCAAGCGTCGGCGCGCGCTCCGACAATCAGTTTATTCTCCGCGTCCGCTTGCCAAGCAAGCTCGCCGAATAGTCCGTAGTCTTTGAATAGGACGTTCTTGGCGAACTTATTTTTATCGTAAGGGTTCATAGCCGATCCCTGCGGAGCGCCGCTTCGACCTCTATGCAGATTGACCTCCATATCCGCGCCCGCTATCAGCGAAAGCGAGTCGGCGGGCAAAAAGGTAAGCTCCAGCCGTCCGCCTTCGGTTTTGCGATCGGGGTTGGAAACCATACCCATACCAGAGTTCGGACGCATACTGAAATTGTCCATAATATGATCGATGTAGTTATGGTAGGCTTGGGCTTTGATCTCGTATAGCGTTTTGCCTATTTCGGATTTATCGAATTTGATCGCGTAGTTTTCGCGATCGAACGCGCCTCCGTCCATGCCGCGATCGGCGTAAGCCGCGACCGCTTCGCTTCTTATGCCCGAAACCTCTAAGAGCGTATTTCTATCCGGCGTCCAGCCCAAAGCCGCGCTTACGCTTTCGCGCTCGTATTTTGAATGAACCTTTTCGCCGTCGCCGTCCTCGTAATCGCCCGATTTGGCGAAGCTATAAACGCTTTGGACGTATAAATCGGAATTGCCCGCTTTAATATCCGCGTATTGATCAAGGCGATCAAAACTTGCCGCCGTTAGCGCCAACGTAGCTTTCGCGCCCGCGCGCGCTCCAAACTCGTCGCGTTTTCGCTCGAACAACACCGAACCTGCCGAGGCGCCGGAGCCGTAGATAACGCTTTGCGGACCTTTTAGCAACGTTACTCGATCGTATGATTCGGGAAAAACGTAGGCGGTAGGCGGATCCATTCGCCCGCCGCAACCGCCAAGTATATGCGCGCCGTCAAGCAGTATATTTAAGCGGGACGCCGCCGCGCCGCGAAACATCGGATCGCCGTCCGTGCCGCCCTTGCGGGTTACGCTCACGCCGGGGATGTTTTTAAGAAAGCTCGCGCCGTCGTTTGCGGGCAGAGGCTGCTGCGGTTTTTTGGGATCTAGGCTAACCTCCAGCGCTTTGTTTGCCGTCGGCGCGGTAATAACGATCGGCTCGAACGATACGACCGAGGCGTTACGATCCGCGCCGTCGCCGATTGACTCGTTTTGATCGATATGCCCTTCATGATGCGCCTGCGCCGAAGAGGCAAAAAGCGCCGCCAACGCGACCGAGTAAGATATTTTTCGCGCAAAGATCGCGCTAAACGCGAATGTTGTCGAATGCATAACAACTCCTTTTTAAGTTTGAAAGGCGTTATCATATATAGTTGAACCTTAAATCTAAGAGTTAGGTTCAAGTTTTTTAGCGCTTATATCGGAGGAGACCGCGCGAATAGGCGTTTGAACGCGATACGCCAACGCTAAACAAGGCGGCGCTCGGCGATACGCGAAACGGGTTAAAGGCGGCTGGCGCGTAATCCGTTTACGCTCGTCTATGCCGATTCGGATTAGCCGTTACCGACTTTTTAAACGGCGGCGCTAAACTACGCCGATGAAAACAATTGAAATCATCGACGCCTTCGGCTTCTTTTTTCGCAGTTATCACGCTTTGCCCAAGCTAACAAGCTCCGGCGGCTTTCCGACGGGATTATTAACGGGTTTCGCCAACTTTATCGCTCGCCTATCAAAGGGCGGCGGCGATTATATTGTTTTTGCGTCCGAAAGTCCCGAAAAGACCTTTCGGCGCGAGATATTCGAGGGTTACAAAGCCAATCGCAAACCGCTGGAAGAGGATCTGGCGCGCCAGATTCCGATCGCGCTAGAGTGGATCGAAAAATCGGGCTTCGCGCTCGCGCGCAAAAGCGGCTTTGAAGCCGACGACGTTATCGCCTCGATCGCTACGCGGGCAAAAAACGACGGATTATTCGCGCGCGTAATTAGCGGCGATAAAGATATGTATCAACTGATCGACGACGGGCGAATCGCGGTTTTTGATCCGATCAAGCAAAGAGAGATAGACGGCGCGTTTTGCGTGGAAAAGTTCGGCGTGGAACCAAAGGATTTTATCGAGTTTCAAGCGATTCTAGGCGACTCCGCCGACAACGTGCCGGGCGTAAAAGGCATTGGTCAAAAGGGCGCGGCGAGACTGATCGTCGAATACAAAACGCTGGAGAACGTTTACGACAACATAGCGCGGATTACGCCCGAAAGAACGCGGCGACTGTTGATCGAGGGGAAAGAGGCGGCGTTTTTATCGCGCAAGCTGGTAACGCTGGATCTAAACGCCGTCGATCGGTTGAACTACGTCGATTTCGCGTTTCCGTCCGATCCTATCGCGCGAATCGCGGACGAGCTTATTAAATACGATATTAGATCGGCGTTAAAACGCGGCGAAGCGAGCCGTCCGATCGTAGCCGCGCCTCATAAAACTCGCCGCGAAAACGCCGCGAAAACGCTAACGAATCAGCCCTTTGAAAGCGTTCTGATCGCGGACGAAAAAACGCTGTTTGAAACGATCGACAGGGTTGCCGAAGGCGCGATCGTCGCCTTTGACACGGAAACCGACAGCCTCGATACGCGCGCGGCGCGATTGGCGGGCTTTAGCTTCGCTTGGCAAGAGGACAAAGGCTACTACGCCGCCGTCGGGCATCGCTATTTGGGCGCGCCGCCGCAAATATCGCTAGAAGCCGCGAAAGAGGCGATCAAAAGGCTGTTTGCCAAGGCTAAGATCATCGGGCAAAATCTTAAATTCGATCTGCATATCCTAAACCATACGCTAGGTCTTAGCGATCTGCCGTTTGAAAACGACACGCTTTTGATCGCGTGGCTGATCGATCCCGAAAAATCAATCGGACTTGACAAGTTGGCGCGGGAGTATCTAAACCATGAGACAATCAGCTTCAAAAGCGTTACGAAGGGCTTAAACGATTTTAGCGAGGTCGAGCTTGGCGCCGCTTGCCGTTACGCGAGCGAAGACGCGGTTATGACGTTAAGGCTCTATCCGATTTTGCTAAATCTGCTACGGACAAAAGACGAGGCGGCTCTGAAGATATTGCGCGAAATTGAACTGCCGTTTATGCGGGTTTTATTGGAGCTAGAGGATACGGGGCTGGAGATCGACGCGCCGTTTTTCGCCGCCTTGCAAACGAAAATGCAAGAGGAGATCGCCTATTTAACGGAGCGCATTTACGAGCTATCGGGCGAATATTTCAACATCAACTCCCCTCAACAGCTTGGCGTTATACTATTCGAGCGGCTAAAATTGCCTAGCGGCAAAAAGACGAGAACGGGCTACAGCACGGACGAATCTGTGCTGTCCGCTTTGGCGGCGGATTATCCGATCGCTGGCGAGATTTTGAGTTACCGCGAATTAACCAAGCTGCGATCAACCTATATCGAGCCGCTTTTGGCGATCGCCGCGCGCTCGAAGCGCGTTCATACGCACTTTTCGCAAATTGGCACGGCGACGGGCAGATTAAGCTCCAGCGAACCGAATCTGCAGAATATCCCGACGCGCACGGAAACGGGACGGCAGATACGGCGCGGTTTCGTAGCCAAAAAAGACTTTTTGCTACTTAGCGCCGATTACTCCCAGATTGAGTTGCGATTATTGGCGCATTTTAGCGGCGATCCGACGCTAATCGAAGCGTTCAAAAACCGCCGCGACATTCATTTGGAAACCGCCAAAGCGCTCTTTGGCGATCAGGCGCAAGCTATGCGGCACGTCGCCAAAAGCGTCAATTTCGGGCTGATCTACGGTATGGGGCGGCGCAAGCTCTCCGCCGACGTGGGCATTAGCGCCGAAGAGGCGAAAAGGGTGATCGACGACTACTTCGCAAAGTTTCCGACGATTAAATCGTATATCGATTCGATCAAGCGTAACGCGCATAAATACGGCTTTGTCTCCACGCTGTTCGGACGCAAGCGTTATTTTGATTTCGAGGGCGCGGGCGATCGGTTTGTCGCCGCGTTCGAGCGCGAAGCGGTCAATACGCTGTTTCAAGGAAGCGCGGCGGATCTGATCAAGCTCGCGATGCTAAATCTACGCCGCCTTTTTCGCGGCGACGATCGAATAAAAATGGCGTTGCAAATTCACGACGAGCTGCTCTTTGAAACGCGGGAGGATTTTGCGGACGAAGCGGCGAGAACTATCAAACTCGAAATGCAAAACGTTTACGCGCTAAACGTGCCGCTGGAGGTTTCGGTTTCGGCGGCGAAAAATTGGGCGGAGTTGAAATAATCGCCCAACGCCGCAGTCGTTGCCGTTTTTTTGCGCGCGTAAGGCGGGCGCTATCGAGCGCTTGTCAAACTTTATCTAACGGGAACTATGCCGCGCTATGCCTTCAAACGCCGATTTTGAAACTCCGCGCCCCCGTAAAGGCGCGAATAAAACGCGATGTAGCGGAAAATAAGAATAAAGCTATTCGCCGCGCCGATTTGTCGGCTTTTAAACCGCGTTTATCGCGCCCTTTGAGGGCGCGTTTCGTAATTCTGTCGATTGGTCGCGGCGCGAGCTTTTGCGCGATCGGTCAATATATACGGCGAGAGGTTCGCTTGCGTTAAAACGTTTTATGGCGCGGGTTATCGGCGCTTAAAGCCGTTTCTTGCTACATTGAGCAAATGGCGTTTTCGTAAACGCCGACTTCTCTAAAAGAGGAAAAATGCGGATTTTTTGGCTTGTTTTCGTAGCTCTAGCGCTTTGCGGGTGCGCCGCAAAATCGCCCAAATGGGAGGACCTCGGCGCGTGCTACGGTTACGGCTGCGAGCAATACGGACGCGCCAAAGCCATCGTGAGTTACGCGAGAGTTACCCGCTCGTCGGCGCAGGATTTGGAGCTGATATTGGACGACGGGCGGATATTTACCGTTTACGATTACGCGGCAAAACCGCGCTTTAAAATCGGGGATCGAGTGATTGTGGATTATCGTTTTCGCAACGCAAAAAAGATCGAGTTGATAGGCGACATATACGACGAGGGTTACTATTACGCCGATTGACGCGCGCAAAGCGATAGGGCGACGCCGCCTTAAATAAAAATTATGTAGCTTTTTAATGAAAAAACGCCGCAATTATTCGCAACTTTGCTATGCTTGCGCTCGCATTTTACCCTAACGTAAAGCCGACAAATGGTATCGCTTACTATCAAAGAATATCAACTGATCCCTTTTACCATCGAAGCTAAAGAGATTATGGAGCGCTATCTCTCCTTTGTTCAGACAGAGGCGAGCGACTATACTTTCGCCCAAAATTACGTATGGTTGAGCTACTCCAGCGGTTTTTACGCGATCGTGAAAGACGCGTTCTGTCTTTTTTTGCTAAGCGGCGAAGAGCTGACTATGCTTCTGCCTCCGCTTGGGAGTAAAGATCGCGTCAACGACGCGCTGATCGAGTGTTTCGCCATTATGAACGAGCATAACAGCTCGATCTACTATTCGCGCATAGATTACGTTTGCGAGTTCTTTTTGCAGGGTTTTGTCGATTATTTGGAAAAGGGCGCGGAGATTTTTGAAATTTTTGAAAATTTCCTCGTGGAAAAAAAATACGCCGATTATATCTATCTCGCAGACGATCTCATCGAGCTTAAAGGCAACGCGTTCCACGCTAAGCGCAACGAAATCAACAAGTTTCGCAAAACCTACCCGAACACGACGATCGAAATCCTAGAACCGCAAAAGCACGGCGAGGCGATCAACGAGCTTTTGAACCGCTGGATTGCCAACCGCATGCGATACCTGCCCAAAGATCAAACCGAACAGTTTTTAGACGGCATTAGCCACGAACGCTTTGCGATCAGGCGGATATTGAAACGCTATCGCGAGCTTTCGCTGATTGGAATCGTTTTGAAAATGGGCGAGGACACGGTTGGCTTCACCGTCGGGGAGAAGCTCGGCGAAACAAGCGCGAGCGTGCTGATTGAAAAAACCGATTTCGACGTGTTGGGCAGCGCGCAATACATTTTTCGCGAATTTTGCAAGATATTAAAAGCCGAATATAACTGTATCTATATCAACGTGGGCGACGATATGGGCTTTGAAAATCTGCGAAAAGTCAAACTTTCTTATCGCCCATATAAACTCGCGACAAAATACGCGATCTATCAAAAATAAATTGGTTGTCGCTGCGGCATATGCGTTTCTTTTGCCGCGCGAGATTTTATAGGACGCTTGCAAAACAATCCAATTTATAAAATATCGAGCGCGTAAATATGGCGGCGATATAGTTCCGTTTTTCGCGTTCCTAAAATATTAAAATCTAACCGTTTGCGGCGTTATTACAAATATAATTTAACGATAGTCGCATTAAAATCATTAAGATAAATCTAAAAATAATTTTTCAAAACGATCGCGTTTTTTCCAGTCTTTTCTAACCGCTTCCGAAAAACTAAAATCTTCATATTTTATAACGCCCATTTTTGGATTTGTTATATCCTCTTTAAACGCTTGGGCGTAGGAGCTTTGCGTTTCATGAACGATCACGCTGTTCACGTCGATATTTTTTTCGCCCTTTAGCGCGCGCCGCGCAAACCAAAATATAACTCTGGCAAACTGCTCCGCGCTTGGATTGACGGGCATAACGACCCATCGATCGCTATGCGCTTTCATAGCCTCGATATACGCGCTTTTATCTTTATTCCAAATCGCGACGCTATGATCGAAACTGTCTATAAACCAGCCGAACAACTCTTTAACTCTGGTAAAATCAAGCGCGATCTCGCCCGTTTTAAATCTGTCCGCCCAAAGCAACGTCTCAATTTTATAACTATGTCCATGAAGGCTTAGCGCGCACTTTTTACTAACCGATCCGCGGACGATATGCGCGTTTTCAAACGTAAACATTTTTCTTATAATCATCTACTTCCTTATTGCCGTTCGTTGCGCGTGCGTTATGGCTACGGCGATCGCGTCGGTTATATCGAGCGGTTTAATCTCGCGTTTTATGCCTAAAAGAACCTTAACCATATATGCCACCTGTTCTTTATTCGCCTTGCCTTTGCCCGTTACCGACTTTTTCACTTGCAGCGGGGTATATTCGTGAAAAACTCCAAAATCCTGAATTAGCTTTAGTAAAATCGCGCCGCGAAATTGGGCTAGTTTTAAAACTGTCTTTGGATTATAGGCAAAGAACACGTCCTCGACTGCCGCTTCGTCAATTCTGTAATTCTTAAAAATTACGTCTAATCCTTCTATAAGTTCTGGAAGTTGCGCCACAAGAGGGTTGGGAGCGATTTTAATAAAACCGGCTTCAATCAAACTCATCTTTTTCGATTCAACGTTCAAAAGCGAGTAACCGCACTTGACCGTCCCAGGATCGATGCCCAAGATCACCACTATTCTAAAACCTCGCCCGCTATATTTTCACCAGAATTTCACAATGTGAATAACTTATAAACGTTATGCTATAATTTTTTACTTTAAGAGGCGGAGAGGCGCTTTGTTAATCTTCGATTTGCTGTGCGGCGAGCTGAAAAAGCAGATTTCAAGCGACGAATTTGAACGCTACGTCGCGCCGCTTAAATTATTAGAAAAGCATTTAAAGTCCGATCTTGCCGTCTTTGAGGCGCCAAATCCTTATATAGCGTTATGGGCGCAGAGCAAATACGCGGCAAAAATAGCCGATTTTTTCGAGAAAGAGAGCGGCGTTCGACCAGCCGTACGCATAACGGCAAAGAACTTGGAACCAAAAAAATATCCGCAAGCGACGACAAAAGGCGACGGGATAACCATCAAAAGCGCGACGTTGAATTTAAGCTATACCTTCGACAGCTTCGTCGTCGGCGCGTCGAACAAATTCGCT
It encodes the following:
- a CDS encoding multidrug efflux RND transporter permease subunit, whose amino-acid sequence is MFSKIFIDRPILAAVISIIIVLGGVIAMRSLPVEEYPQVVPPQVMVFTSYPGASAETASATVASPIEQAINGVENMIYMQSSASASGEVMISVFFETGTDPDDATINVYNRVQGAISRLPQEVQQQGVTVRKRTNTMLEIIAMRGDPDRYDAIYISNYALLNVLDDLKRIKGVGDAMIFGSKDYSMRIWLRPDLLAKYSLTPTDLINAVREQNAQYAPGQFGQAPLENGAAMYTYTIVSQGRLADPESFGNIIIKANADGTFLRLKDVAAIELGAQNYSFNARQNKQPAVPIGIFLQSGANALETADAVAAVMENLSKNFPEGIGYVIPYDTTKFVRVSINEVMKTIVEALLFVMLIIYFFLQNWRATLIPMLAVPVSIIGAFAGLYALGFSINLLTLFALVLAIGIVVDDAIIVIENVERILRTHPDFSVKRATVIAMSEVTGPIVAIVLTLCAVFIPVSLMGGFTGEMYKQFATTIVLSVIISGFVALTLTPALCGVLLRAHDPEPILPLRLFNRAFMWITQHFSEGVRQTVRFGAVFVLIFIGLMYIAYRLFDSVPGALVPMEDKGGLMVIANLPPASSLERTQEVMDEVADIAAANPLVQYATLMSGIDMMSNALKPSAGAGFINLIDWSERTRPEQHSQALAGQFIGQFMRNPNALIFAINPPPIMGLSIGGGFEMHVQDRTGGGVRDLAKYINEIVREANQHPSLTQVRSTIDVDTPQYQIELDRDKAKMLGVSVGDLFGAMQATFGAYYVNDFNMYARAFRVMMQSQGDFRKSPENLEDVFVRSNTGQMIPLSALVTVNRVLGPDVVQRFNLFNSAQITGEPKAGISSGAAIEAIEEIAAKILPEGYTLAWSGSSYQEKAMSGTGIQAFVFGVILVFLILAGLYERWLMPLAVVAAVPFAVFGAICAVALRGLNNDIYFQIGLVVLIALAAKNAILIIEFAMNKREEGYGHVEAAIEAAKLRFRPIIMTSLAFMLGVLPLAISSGAGEASRHSIGTGVIGGMLAATFIAVFYIPLFYVHMGKIGDFFAKLFKKGANA
- a CDS encoding efflux RND transporter periplasmic adaptor subunit produces the protein MRKALIVLIGIIFLGCEGKQDKAQDGAPQMPPIPVKIVTAQGGDLPIALEYPAKLVSSGFVEVRAKVGGALLSREYKEGARVDKDALLFIIDPAKYEAAKAAAQAAFNQASREYNRARQLFSSNAISEKDRDATLAAYESAEAALKNASLDLDYTRVKAPIDGFAGMTEHDAGNLISAGALLTTITKTDPLHAEFSFANIEKLKTQYAIENGSWANPVGVKVLVKSESGEEYPNEGKIDFIDASIDMNTGSVKARAVMPNPKGELMPGQFVRVALSGVVRKNAFRVPSEALLQTPEGKIVYVVENGKAVTRAVTLEGENDRFLIISAGLKEGDRIILNNLQKLRPGSPVIETPEQGL
- a CDS encoding TetR/AcrR family transcriptional regulator, translating into MIIDRLLRSKLKKERRAEESQEERQYPNRNRFLEAAFDEFADRGFSKVGMREIIRKSGGSFSTVYKWFGCKEGLLAAALEHKMQSVAREFERVAEHFKDAPLEECLNAFAMELLGLMFNEKTARIHRLLISEGVKGDAKLGRRLAKAAIEGHMQILADYIQKQQEKGLLREGDPLVAAMRFVGCLKGSRHIRAIVTGEWETMDRSQTQALATEATRFFLYGFHA
- a CDS encoding TonB-dependent copper receptor, whose protein sequence is MHSTTFAFSAIFARKISYSVALAALFASSAQAHHEGHIDQNESIGDGADRNASVVSFEPIVITAPTANKALEVSLDPKKPQQPLPANDGASFLKNIPGVSVTRKGGTDGDPMFRGAAASRLNILLDGAHILGGCGGRMDPPTAYVFPESYDRVTLLKGPQSVIYGSGASAGSVLFERKRDEFGARAGAKATLALTAASFDRLDQYADIKAGNSDLYVQSVYSFAKSGDYEDGDGEKVHSKYERESVSAALGWTPDRNTLLEVSGIRSEAVAAYADRGMDGGAFDRENYAIKFDKSEIGKTLYEIKAQAYHNYIDHIMDNFSMRPNSGMGMVSNPDRKTEGGRLELTFLPADSLSLIAGADMEVNLHRGRSGAPQGSAMNPYDKNKFAKNVLFKDYGLFGELAWQADAENKLIVGARADAWEAEGKENALVAAGKKRDETLFAGFIRYEFGVLDNGLAYAGFGHSERAPDFWEVIKQSEKIASNYAAFNEIDPEKTNQFDIGFTYKSDRLQTFVSTFYNKATDYILIDAATRSIARNIDATTFGGEAGLDYRLSDSFKVSTSLAYTRGENDSDNKPLGQIPPFESRVGLDFDNGTFSAGAAWRYADAQTRYAKKQGNIVGQDIGSSKSFSIASLNVGYRLNKTAEIALGVDNLFDKTYAEFISKAGSNVAGYEQTKRINEPGRTVWLQARIALN